In the Thermus albus genome, GTCCTCACCCATGCCCACCTGGACCACGTGGGCAGGTTGCCCAAGCTCTTCCGGGAAGGATACCAAGGGCCCGTCTACGCCACCCAGGCCACCTTTTGGCTGCTGCGGATCGTCCTCGAGGACGCCCTCAAGGTCATGGAGGAACCCTTCTTTGACGAAGGGGACGTGGAACAGGTCTTCCGGCACGCCCACCCCTTGGAGTACGGGGCGTGGCTTCGCCTGGGGGACCTCACCCTCTCCTTCGGCCAGGCGGGGCACCTGCCGGGAAGCGCCTTCGTGGTGGCCCAGGGAGAGGGGAAAACCCTGGTCTATAGCGGGGATTTGGGTAACCGGCAAAAAACCGTCCTCCCCGACCCCTCCCTACCCCCTAAGGCGGATCTGGTCCTAAGCGAGGGCACCTACGGCGACCGGCCCCACCGGTCCTTCGCCGCCACGGTGGAGGAGTTTTTGGAGATTTTGGAACGAACTCTGGGCCAAGGCGGCAAGGTCTTCATTCCCTCCTTTGCCGTGGAGCGCGCCCAGGAAATCCTCTTCCTCCTCTACGAAAACGGCCACCTGTTGCCTGAGGCCCCCATCTACCTGGACTCCCCTATGGCCGAGCGGGTCCTGGACCTTTACCCCTCTTTGGTGCGGTACTTCAGCGAGAAGGTGCAGGCTTACTTCCTATCCGGCAAGAACCCCTTCCGCCCCAAGAGGCTAGAGGTGGTGGAAAGCGCCGAGGAATCCAAGGCCCTAAGCCGCCAACCTGGCCCCATGGTGATCATCGCGGGAAGCGGCATGCTTACGGGAGGACGCATCCTCCACCATCTCAAACACGGCCTTTCCGATCCCAAAAACGCCCTGGTCTTCGTGGGTTACCAGCCTCGAGGGGGCCTGGGTGCGGAAATCATCGCAAGGCCCCAGCGCATCCGCCTCCTGGGCCAGGACGTGCCCCTAAGGGCCAGCGTGCATACCCTGGGCGGCTTCTCAGGGCATGCCGGGCAGGATGAGCTTCTGGACTGGCTGGAGGGGCAGCCCCGGGTAGCCCTGGTGCACGGGGAGGAGGAAGCCTTGGAAAAGTTGGCCTCCCTTTTGGCCCCAAGGGGGCAGGAGGCCCGGCTGGCCCGCTTCGGGGAGGCTATAGAGGTATGACGCCACCCCCCTGGGCCCTCAAGCCGGTCTAAAGCCCAGCCTCTCCAGGACCATGCGGGTGGCCGGGCTTTTGTTGAGGGTGTAGAAGTGCACCCCCTCCACCCCCGCCTCTAAAAGCTCCGCCACCTGGCGGGCGGCATGCTCCACCCCGATCTCCAGAATGGCCTGGGGGTCCTCCTGGTGCCTCTCCAGCTGGGAAAGGAGAGGACCAGGGATGCTGGCCCCACAGACCTCGGTAAAGCGACGAAGCTGAGGGTAGCTGGTGATGGGCATGATGCCGGGGAGGATGGGGATCCCTATGCCCACCCGCCTGGCCCTTTCCAGGAAGCCGAAGTAGTGGGCGTTGTTGAAGAAAAGCTGGGTGATGGCGAAGTCCAAGCCCGCCTCCACCTTGGCCTTGAAATGGCGGAGGTCGGCCTCGAGGCTCTCGCTTTCCGGATGCCCTTCCGGATAGGCGGCCCCGCCCACGGAAACCCCTCCCCCATAGCGGCTCCGGATGAAGGCCACCAGCTCGGAAGCGTAGCGGAACCCCTCGGGATGCGGCGTAAAGACCTTTTCCCCTTGGGGAGGGTCCCCGCGGAGGGCCAGGATGTTCTCCACCCCTGCGGCCACGAACCGGTCCAGAACCCCCTCCACCTCCTTCCGGCTCTGCCCGGCCACGGTGAGGTGGGCCAGGGCGTTAAACCCCAGGTCCAGGATGCGCTTAGCCCAAAGCACGCTCCTTTCCTGGGTGCTGCCCATGGCCCCGTAGGTGATGGATACGAAGGCCGGCCGGAAAACCTTAAGCTCCTCCATGGTGCGGAAAAGGGCCTCCTCCCCTTCGGGGTTCTTGGGGGGGAAAAACTCAAAGGAAAAAAGCGGCCCATCTCGCACCTTTAGGAGGTCCCGTATTTTCATGCGAAGGAGTGTAGCCCCTCCTCTCCCTCTGGGTCAAGGTGGCAAAATAAGGGTATGGTAGAAGTTCCGGAAATCCCCAAGGTGGAAGGTTTGGAGCTCCCGGCCAAGGAGACCGCCTTAATCGTGGTGGACATGCAAAACGACTTCGCCCACCCCCAGGGGGCCCTTTTCGTGCCCGAGGCCCCCAAAAGCGTCCCCGCCATCCAGCTCCTTCTGGAAAGGGCGCGGCGGGCGGGTGCGCGGGTGGTCTACACCCAGGACTGGCACCGGGAGGACGACCTCGAGTTCCAGATCTGGCCCCGGCACGCGGTGGCGGACACCTGGGGGGCGGAGATCCTGGAGGAGCTACGCCCTGAACCCGAAGACCTCATCGTGAGGAAGGTGCGCTACGACGCCTTCTACGGCACCCCCTTGGACCATTACCTCCACCTTTGGGGGATTAAAAACGTGGTGGTGACGGGCACCGTGGCCAACATCTGCGTGCTGCACACCGCGGGCTCCGCCGCCTTGCGCTGGTACCGGGTGGTCCTGCCCGAGGATGCCACCAGTGCCCTTACCCCCTTTGACCTCCAGGCCGCCTTGCGCCAGATCACCTTCCTCTACCAGGGGCAGGTGACCCGGGCCGAGGGTCTGCGTTTCGTCTAGGCTGTGGACCCTGGCCTCATCCCCCTGGCCCAAGCGGAAGGCGAAGGCGAAATCCGGCTCCTCCAAAGGGCGCAGTCCCTGGGCTTCCCCGTGGTGGAAAGCTGGGTGGTGGGGCTATGGGAGGAGTTTGCCCGGCTCAATAACCTTTCCGAACGCATCCAAAGGCTTTTCCAAGGCGTCTTCGGCGTGCGCATAGACGAGGAACGCCTCCTCCTGGCAGCCGAAGAAGCGGAAAGGGCGGTGCGGGAAAGCTACCTGTTGCCGGAACGGGCCGAGGCCTTTCTCCAAGCCCTCCAGGGGAAGGGTCCCTTCCTCCTTCGCCGGCCCTGTGAAGGCAGCTACCGGCTGGCCCATACCCCCCAGGAAGCCCTCTTCGCCCTAAAACGGCTTTGGGCGGAGGCCTTTAGGGTGGAGGCCATCTTGGAGCGCTATCCCTTCCTCTTTCCTCCCTCGGCTCCCGTCTTGGTTCAGGCCCTGGACACCCCCGGCAAGGACTCTCTCCTCGAGGTCCAGGAAGACCCTTTCCTCTCCTTGGATCTCTTTGGGGCCTTGGGGGAAAGGGTGGTCGCGTACACCTGGGGAGGCCTCCTCTTGCGGATAGAATCCCAACATGGTGGATAGCCACCTCCATACCCCCCTTTGCGGCCACGCCCATGGAGCCCCTGGGGAGTATCTCTTCCACGCCCGCAAGGCCGGGCTGAAGGGCGTGGTCTTCACCGACCACAGCCCCATGCCCTCCTGGTACGACCCCCATAGCCGCATGCGCCTCGAGGCCCTCCCCTTTTACCTCCTGGCCCTGGAAAGGGTGCGGGAGGAACACCCGGACCTCTACCTAGGGATTGGCCTCGAGGCCGACTTCCACGAGGGGACCCAGGGCTTTGTGGCCACCCTTCTCAAAAGCTACCCCTTTGACTACGTGATCGGGAGCGTCCACTACCTGGGGGCCTGGCCCTTGGACCACCCCGACCACCAGGAGGAGTACACCTGGCGGGAACTGAGGGAGATTTTCCAAGCCTACTTCCAGGAGGTGGAGAAGGCCGCCAGAAGCGGGCTCTTCCACGCCATCGGCCACCTGGACCTGCCCAAGAAGTTCGGCCACCACCTACCCGAGGAGGCCCTCTTGGACCTTGCCGAACCGGCCCTTCAGGCCATAGCGGAGGAGGGGCTTTTCCTGGACGTGAACACCGCCGGGCTCCGGAACCCCGCCAAGGAGATCTACCCCGCCCCCATCCTTCTCAAGCGGGCCCAGGAGCTGGGGATAGGGGTGGTCCTGGGCTCCGATGCCCACCGGCCCGAGCAGGTGGGGCACGCCTTCCCGGAAGCGGTGGCGCTTTTGCTGGACCTGGGGTATCGGGAAGCCCACTACTTCCAAGGGGGAAAGCCCTTGGCCTACCCCTTGTCCAGGGCCTCATAAACCCGCTCTCTCAGGGTACCCAGGTCCAGGTCCTCCCGCCGTCCCGAGGCTTCCTCATACGCCCTCACCGCCGCCACCAACCGGGAAAAGGCCTCGGCGCAAGGGTCGGGAGCAGGGGCTTCATACTCCATAAGGGTGACCCGCTCGTAGTCCTCGGCGTACTCCTCTTCTTCCCCCTTCACGCACTCCCAATAGCGGCGCAAAGCCTCCTCCACGTGGAGACGGAACTGCTCCAAAGACGTCACCCCTCCCCCCCTCCTTTCCGGCTTTGAAACCTCAGGCTTGCCGCAGGGATAGGGCCTTCCTGGAAGCGCTCCTCCCGCCAGGGGTCGCCCCGGAAGTGGTAACCCAGCTTCTCCCAAAAGCCTAACTCCAGATGGTCCAAAAGTTCTATGCTCCGCACCCACTTGGCGCTTTTCCAAGCGTAAAGGTGGGGCACCAAAAGCCGCACCGGCCCACCGCGTTCCAAGGGCAGGGGCTTGCCGAAAAGGGTATGGGCAAGGAGAACGTCCTCCCGCAGGAGGTCCTCCAGGAAGAGGTTGGTGGTGTAGCCCCCGTAACCGTGGACCAAGGCGGCTACTGCCTGGGGCTTAGGCTTGGCCTTCAGCAAAAGATCCTTCACCCGCACCCCCTTCCAAGCCACGTCCAGGCGGCTCCAGCGGGTCACGCAGTGGAAATCCCGGGTGAGCTCCACCTGGGGTAGCCGCAGAAGCTCCTGGTAGGTGAGGGTAAGGGGCTCTTCCACCAGGCCGAGAAGGGAAAAGCGCCACTCCTCGGGGGAAATCCGAGGTTCTTCCCCATAGGTGAGGATGGGGAAGCGCTCCGTGACCACCTGGCCCGGGGGGATTCTTTCCATACCTTCAGGCTAGCGCAGGCCCAGAGGCCCAAAAGCGTCCTGGCTCACCGGCTTCGGTAGCGGATCACCTCCACCTTCTCCAGGGTGACCAGCCCCTCCCGCACCATCCCATCCAGAATGGGCAAAAAGGCCCGGATCTTCTCCTCCGTGTCCACGATCTCAATCATGACGGGAAGGTCCTCCGAGAGCTGCAGCACCTTGGCGGTGTGGATGCGGGAGTGGGCGCCGAAACCCATGAAACCCTTGAACACCGTGGCTCCAGCCAGCCCGTGGCGCTGGGCCTCGAGGACAATGGCCTCGTAGAGGGGTTTCCCCCCATGCCGGTCCGACTCCCCCACGAAGATGCGCAGGAGCTTGGCCTCCCCTTCCAGCTTCATACCCCTAGGCTACCAGGGCCCCGCCCAGGCGGTAGCCCAAAAGCACCAGGAAAAGGCCTAGGAAGATGCTGAAAAAAACGTATAGAAAGGCCCTCCAGGCCTCACCATCCTGGAGCAGGGCCAGGGTCTCGTAGCTGAAGGTAGAGAAGGTGGTGAACCCTCCCAAAACCCCCACCGCCAGGAAGAGGCGGGCCTCCCCGGAAAGGGCCCCCTCCAGGGATAGGCGGATCACCACGCCGATAAGAAAGCTACCCAAGGCGTTGATCAGGAGGGTGCTATAGGGAAAGCTGGGCCCAGTGAGGGCCTGCACCCAGGCCCCAAGCCCATAGCGCAAGAGGGAGCCCAAGGCTCCCCCCAAGGCCACCAGGAGATACCGCTCCACCCCCAAAGTATATTGGGACCATGAAGCCCAAGACCCTCTCCCCCATCCTCACCGCCAAGGGGGTGCGCCTGGCCATCGCCGTGGGCCGGTTCAACGAGCGGGTGACCAAGATGCTCTTGGAAGGGGCCCTCGAGGCCTACGCCCGCCTGGGGGGGGACCCCGGCGAGGTCCTGGTGGCCTGGGTACCGGGTTCCTTTGAGCTCCCCCTGGTGGCCAAGCGCCTGGCGTTGCGCCCCGACGTGGATGCGGTGGTGGCCCTAGGTGCCGTGGTGCGGGGGGAAACCCCCCACTTTGAGTACGTGGCTGGCCAAGCCGCTTCCGGCCTCATGCAGGCCATGCTCCAAACGGAAAAGCCCATCGTCTTCGGCGTCCTCACCACCAACACCCCGGAGGAAGCCCAGGAAAGGGCCGGGGGTAAGGCCGGCAACAAGGGAGCCGAGGCGGTCTTTACCGCCATTGAGATGGTGCGGCTCCTCGAGGCTATTTCCCGGTGAAGATGGCCCGCACGTAGCGTAGGTGCAGGTAGAGGAAGCAACCCAAGCAGAAGCCGAAGGCCAGGTTGATGAAGGCCAGGAGGGCCACCAAAAGGGCCAGGCCATAACCGACCCCCTTTAGGCCGAGAAGGAGGAACAAGGAAGCCAGTCCCAAAAACACCGCCCCCAGGGTACGGGCGAAGCGGTGGGGCCTGGGGTCCTCCTCTGCCAGCCTGGCCGGTATCCCCAAGGCCCGCTTCAGGGCCACCATCAGGTCCCAGGGGGTGTGCTGGCTCACCATGAGGAGGAAGAGGAGGTAGACCAGGAGGGGAAGGTCCAAGAGCGCCGCTAAGGGCAGAAGGGAGGCGAGGAGCACCTGGTTGAAGCGGAGCTGGTTCCGGTCCGTCTTCATGGGGTTAGTATACACCTGAGTCTATAAAGCTAAGGGGTAGGGTTTCCCTTTGGCCCAACCTCGGTCAGTCCAACAGGGCTCACCTCGTGCAGAATGGAACCGTGGTTCCCCTCCTCACCACCCCCTTACCCGTGCCCCATGGTTTTACCACCCGCTTAGGCGGGATTTCAGAAGGCCCCTTTCAAAGCCTTAACCTCTCTGCGGCCAACGGGGATGACTCCGCGAAGGTGGCCGAGAACCAAAGGCGGGTTTTGCGCATCTTTGGCCACCCACCTGTGGCCGGTCTTAAACAGGTCCACGGTACCGAGGTCCACCTGGTGAAAGGCCCGGGGCTATGGGAAGGGGATGGCCTCCTCACCCAGACCCCTGGACTCCTCCTCCGGGTGGGGGTAGCGGACTGCTACCCTCTTTTGCTTTACCACCCAAAAGGCGCGGTGGCGGCCCTGCACGCCGGCTGGCGGGGGGTGGTGGGGGGTATCCTGCCTCGAGCCTTAGAGCTCCTAGAGAGGCTGGGGCTGGATCCGGAGCAGACCCACCTGGCCATCGGCCCTGGCATTGGGGGCCGGTGTTACCAGGTGGGGGAGGAGGTGGCGGAGCGGTTCGCCCAAGCGGGTCTAGACACCTTTACCCCGGACCCCACCGCCCCCGGGAAGTACCTTCTGGACCTGGAAAGGGCCCTCCTCCTCCAGGCGGAAAGGGCGGGGCTCCTTCCGGAAAGGATCTACCGGGTAGGCCTTTGTACCCACTGCGAACCCACCCTCTTCTCCCACCGCCGCGACCGGGGGAAGACCGGGCGGATGTGGGGGCTCGTCATGCTCCCCCGTTAAGGGCCCGTTCACCGGGCCGTGGCAGAATGAAACCATGCTCTTCCCCCGGGCGGTCCTGCCCTCCCTCCTCCACCTCACCCCCCAGTGGCTAAAGGAACGGGGCCTGAAGGGGGTGATCCTGGACCTGGACAACACCCTCCTGCCCTACGGGGAGGAGACACCTTTGCCGGAGCACCGGGCCTGGTTGGAGGCCTTAAAGGCTGAGGTTCCCGTTTATCTTCTCTCCAACGCCTTGCCCGAACGCTTCCGCCGCATCCAAGAACAGCTGGCCCTTCCCGGCCATGCCCCCGCCTTAAAGCCTTGGTTGGGGTTTAAAAGGGCCCTGGCGGTCCTGGGATTTCCCGCCCGGGAAGTAGCGGTGGTGGGGGACCAGGTTTTCACCGATGTCCTTGGGGGCAACCTGGTGGGGGCCTACACGGTCTTGGTGCCCCCCTTGCGGGAAAAGGAATTCTTTTACACCCGTTTCATACGAATGTTGGAAGCTCCGTTTAGAAAGCCGCGGGGAGGACTGGGATGAGCGTGTTGACCATTGGGGACAAACGGCTAGGGGCCATCCTGTTGGATGCCGGCCTCCTCACCGACGAGGAGCTGCAGATGGCCCTGGAGAAGCACCGGGAGGTGGGGGGCTCGTTGGCGGAGGTCATCGTGGACTCGGGCCTTCTCTCCGAAAGGCGCATCGCCCAGGCCATTGAGGACCACTTCGGCATCCCCTTGGTGGAGCTTCATAGCTTGGATATCCCCCCCAGGGTGAAGGCCCTTTTGCCGGCGGAGAAGGCCAAGGAGCTCCAGGCTATCCCCTTTGCCCTGGACGAGGAGGCCGGGGTGGTGCGGGTGGCCTTCGTGAACCCCCTGGACACCCTGGCCCTCGAGGAGGTGGAGGACCTCACGGGGATGGTGGTGGAGCCCTACCAGGCCACCAAGAGCAGCTTCCTCTACGCCCTGGCCAAGAACTACCCGGAGCTGGGCCTAACCCCGCCTCCACCCCCCACCGGCCCCAGCCGGGAGGAGCTGAAACTGGGCGAGCTTTTGGTGCAAAAGGGCCTATTGGACCGGAATACCTTGGAGGAAGCCCTGGTGGAACAGGAGAGGACGGGGGACCTCCTGGGCCGCATCCTGGTCCAAAAAGGCCTGCCCGAGGAAACCATGTACCAAGCGTTGGCGGAGCAGAAGGGCATGGAGTTCCTCCCCTCCACCCAGGGCCTCTCCCCCGACCCCGCGGCCACCAGCCTTTTACTTCGCTCCGATGCCCTGCGCTATAGCGCGGTTCCCGTGGCCCTTAGGGAGGGAAGGGTGGAGGTAGTCCTGGCCGACCCCCGTCACAAGGAGGTGGTGGAAGAGCTGTTGGGGCGCCCCGCCCGTTTCTTCCTCACCCCCCCCAAGGAGTGGGAGGCCCTTTTCCACCGGGCCTACCCGGAGAAGAGCCGCCTGGGGGAGGTCCTGGTCCAGGAAGGGCGTTTGAGCCGGGAGGAGTTAAGGGAGGCCCTCGAGGTGCAAAGGCGCCTGCCCAAGGCCAAGCCCCTGGGGGAGATCCTGGTGGAACTGGGCCTGGCCCGGCCCGAGGATGTGGAGGAGGCCCTAAGGAAGCAACGCCAAGGCGGGGGCCGCCTCGAGGACACCCTGGTGGCCTCGGGGAAGTTAAAACCCGAGGCCTTGGCCCAGGCGGTGGCCGCCCAGCTGGGCTATACCTACATTAACCCCGAGGAGAACCCCCCGGACCCAAGCGCCGCCCTCCTCCTCCCCGAGGACCTGGCCCGGCGCTACGGCATCTTCCCCCACCACCTGGAAGGCCACACCTTGGTCCTCCTCATGAAAGACCCCAGGAACATCCTGGCCCTGGACGATGTGCGCCTAGCCCTCAAGCGCAAGGGCCTGGCCTACGAGGTGGTGCCCGCCGTGGCCACGGAGGCCGCCATCGCCAAGCTGATAGAGCGCTTTTACGGCAAGGAGGAGCTGGGCGAGATCGCCAAGGAGCTCTCCAAGGGCTACCAAGAAGAGGAAGCCATTACCCCCGAGCTGGACGAAAGCGCCGCCCAGAAGTTCGTCAAGCAGGTGATTCGGGAAGCCTACCTCCAGGATGCCTCCGATATCCACATAGAGCCCAGACAGTCGGATGTGCTGGTGCGCCTCCGGATTGACGGCACCTTGCGCCAGTACACCACCCTGCCCAAAGGGGCCCTAAACTCCATCATC is a window encoding:
- a CDS encoding MBL fold metallo-hydrolase; protein product: MRIVPFGAAREVTGSCHLLWAEGRKVLLDCGMFQGREEGKNHAPFGFEPKAVEAVVLTHAHLDHVGRLPKLFREGYQGPVYATQATFWLLRIVLEDALKVMEEPFFDEGDVEQVFRHAHPLEYGAWLRLGDLTLSFGQAGHLPGSAFVVAQGEGKTLVYSGDLGNRQKTVLPDPSLPPKADLVLSEGTYGDRPHRSFAATVEEFLEILERTLGQGGKVFIPSFAVERAQEILFLLYENGHLLPEAPIYLDSPMAERVLDLYPSLVRYFSEKVQAYFLSGKNPFRPKRLEVVESAEESKALSRQPGPMVIIAGSGMLTGGRILHHLKHGLSDPKNALVFVGYQPRGGLGAEIIARPQRIRLLGQDVPLRASVHTLGGFSGHAGQDELLDWLEGQPRVALVHGEEEALEKLASLLAPRGQEARLARFGEAIEV
- a CDS encoding sulfite oxidase-like oxidoreductase, which produces MERIPPGQVVTERFPILTYGEEPRISPEEWRFSLLGLVEEPLTLTYQELLRLPQVELTRDFHCVTRWSRLDVAWKGVRVKDLLLKAKPKPQAVAALVHGYGGYTTNLFLEDLLREDVLLAHTLFGKPLPLERGGPVRLLVPHLYAWKSAKWVRSIELLDHLELGFWEKLGYHFRGDPWREERFQEGPIPAASLRFQSRKGGGEG
- a CDS encoding DUF4395 family protein → MKTDRNQLRFNQVLLASLLPLAALLDLPLLVYLLFLLMVSQHTPWDLMVALKRALGIPARLAEEDPRPHRFARTLGAVFLGLASLFLLLGLKGVGYGLALLVALLAFINLAFGFCLGCFLYLHLRYVRAIFTGK
- a CDS encoding YqeG family HAD IIIA-type phosphatase; amino-acid sequence: MLFPRAVLPSLLHLTPQWLKERGLKGVILDLDNTLLPYGEETPLPEHRAWLEALKAEVPVYLLSNALPERFRRIQEQLALPGHAPALKPWLGFKRALAVLGFPAREVAVVGDQVFTDVLGGNLVGAYTVLVPPLREKEFFYTRFIRMLEAPFRKPRGGLG
- a CDS encoding histidinol-phosphatase HisJ family protein; amino-acid sequence: MVDSHLHTPLCGHAHGAPGEYLFHARKAGLKGVVFTDHSPMPSWYDPHSRMRLEALPFYLLALERVREEHPDLYLGIGLEADFHEGTQGFVATLLKSYPFDYVIGSVHYLGAWPLDHPDHQEEYTWRELREIFQAYFQEVEKAARSGLFHAIGHLDLPKKFGHHLPEEALLDLAEPALQAIAEEGLFLDVNTAGLRNPAKEIYPAPILLKRAQELGIGVVLGSDAHRPEQVGHAFPEAVALLLDLGYREAHYFQGGKPLAYPLSRAS
- a CDS encoding nicotinamidase, which translates into the protein MVEVPEIPKVEGLELPAKETALIVVDMQNDFAHPQGALFVPEAPKSVPAIQLLLERARRAGARVVYTQDWHREDDLEFQIWPRHAVADTWGAEILEELRPEPEDLIVRKVRYDAFYGTPLDHYLHLWGIKNVVVTGTVANICVLHTAGSAALRWYRVVLPEDATSALTPFDLQAALRQITFLYQGQVTRAEGLRFV
- the ribH gene encoding 6,7-dimethyl-8-ribityllumazine synthase, whose translation is MKPKTLSPILTAKGVRLAIAVGRFNERVTKMLLEGALEAYARLGGDPGEVLVAWVPGSFELPLVAKRLALRPDVDAVVALGAVVRGETPHFEYVAGQAASGLMQAMLQTEKPIVFGVLTTNTPEEAQERAGGKAGNKGAEAVFTAIEMVRLLEAISR
- the pgeF gene encoding peptidoglycan editing factor PgeF → MVPLLTTPLPVPHGFTTRLGGISEGPFQSLNLSAANGDDSAKVAENQRRVLRIFGHPPVAGLKQVHGTEVHLVKGPGLWEGDGLLTQTPGLLLRVGVADCYPLLLYHPKGAVAALHAGWRGVVGGILPRALELLERLGLDPEQTHLAIGPGIGGRCYQVGEEVAERFAQAGLDTFTPDPTAPGKYLLDLERALLLQAERAGLLPERIYRVGLCTHCEPTLFSHRRDRGKTGRMWGLVMLPR
- the metF gene encoding methylenetetrahydrofolate reductase [NAD(P)H], encoding MKIRDLLKVRDGPLFSFEFFPPKNPEGEEALFRTMEELKVFRPAFVSITYGAMGSTQERSVLWAKRILDLGFNALAHLTVAGQSRKEVEGVLDRFVAAGVENILALRGDPPQGEKVFTPHPEGFRYASELVAFIRSRYGGGVSVGGAAYPEGHPESESLEADLRHFKAKVEAGLDFAITQLFFNNAHYFGFLERARRVGIGIPILPGIMPITSYPQLRRFTEVCGASIPGPLLSQLERHQEDPQAILEIGVEHAARQVAELLEAGVEGVHFYTLNKSPATRMVLERLGFRPA
- a CDS encoding DUF190 domain-containing protein — protein: MKLEGEAKLLRIFVGESDRHGGKPLYEAIVLEAQRHGLAGATVFKGFMGFGAHSRIHTAKVLQLSEDLPVMIEIVDTEEKIRAFLPILDGMVREGLVTLEKVEVIRYRSR
- the crcB gene encoding fluoride efflux transporter CrcB, which translates into the protein MERYLLVALGGALGSLLRYGLGAWVQALTGPSFPYSTLLINALGSFLIGVVIRLSLEGALSGEARLFLAVGVLGGFTTFSTFSYETLALLQDGEAWRAFLYVFFSIFLGLFLVLLGYRLGGALVA
- the pilB gene encoding type IV pilus assembly ATPase PilB, with the protein product MSVLTIGDKRLGAILLDAGLLTDEELQMALEKHREVGGSLAEVIVDSGLLSERRIAQAIEDHFGIPLVELHSLDIPPRVKALLPAEKAKELQAIPFALDEEAGVVRVAFVNPLDTLALEEVEDLTGMVVEPYQATKSSFLYALAKNYPELGLTPPPPPTGPSREELKLGELLVQKGLLDRNTLEEALVEQERTGDLLGRILVQKGLPEETMYQALAEQKGMEFLPSTQGLSPDPAATSLLLRSDALRYSAVPVALREGRVEVVLADPRHKEVVEELLGRPARFFLTPPKEWEALFHRAYPEKSRLGEVLVQEGRLSREELREALEVQRRLPKAKPLGEILVELGLARPEDVEEALRKQRQGGGRLEDTLVASGKLKPEALAQAVAAQLGYTYINPEENPPDPSAALLLPEDLARRYGIFPHHLEGHTLVLLMKDPRNILALDDVRLALKRKGLAYEVVPAVATEAAIAKLIERFYGKEELGEIAKELSKGYQEEEAITPELDESAAQKFVKQVIREAYLQDASDIHIEPRQSDVLVRLRIDGTLRQYTTLPKGALNSIISVVKIMGGLNIAERRLPQDGRVRYREGAIDVDLRLSTLPTVYGEKAVMRLLKKAADIPEIEGLGFAPGVFERFQEVISKPYGIFLITGPTGSGKSFTTFSILKRIATPDKNTQTIEDPVEYEIPGINQTQVNPQAGLTFARALRAFLRQDPDIIMVGEIRDSETAKIATEAALTGHLVIATLHTNDAAQAITRLDEMGVELFNISAALIGVLSQRLVRRICDHCKVEVKPDPEVLRRLGLSEREIQGARLFRGMGCERCGGTGYKGRYAIHELLVVDDEIRHAIVAGKSATEIKEIARRKGMKTLREDGIYKALQGITTLEEVLARTIE